CCGTGAGAAAAACAGTATTGAAAATATCAATTACGGGATGGACCAGATCATGCAACTGCGTCCGGTAAGTTTCCGCTGGAACCAGCATCCGGAACTGGGCCTGAAGCTGGGTCTTATCGCTCAGGAAGTGGAACCCGTGATTTCTGAAGTAGTAAAAACCCATCAATACCGGATCAATCCTCAGACAGGTCTGATGGAGCAGGTAGAACTCGATCGCTTTGGTATTAACTATACCGACCTGATTCCGGTGATGATCAAGGGCATGCAAGAGCAGCAGGAAGTACTTGATGGCCAACAGAAAACGATAGAAACACAACAGGAAATGATCCAAAAACTTGAAGAAAGAATTCGTTTACTGGAAGAAAAAATAAAATAGTAAGATGAGACATATCCTTAGCTTCTTACTGGCTTTTGCCAGCACATGTTCTTTGTTTGCTCAGTTGAGTCTGGATCGTCAGGTTCTCGGTACCACCGGCCATTGGGGACAAGTAGGGCAATACAGCCTCTCCTACACAGCAGGTGAACTGGTAACAGCTACAGCTATTACCACAAACGGAATGCTCATTCTGACTCAAGGGTTTCAGCAGCCGGATACAAGGGGTACTTTTGTGGGTATCGATGATGAGGTAAAACTTCCCGTCAGCTACAAAATTTTTCCTAATCCTACTACCGGTGTTTTGAAAGTAGAATTGTCAGCGGATAAACCAGCTGTTGTGAAAATGGATATGTACGATATGCGTGGACGCAAGACCAGTGTGCCGCTTCAAAGAATTCAGTTTTCGGGAAGCCGGACGACGATCTTCAATATGGAAGCGCTGGCAGATGGGATCTATATGTTGAATTTCCGCACTGACGACGGCACGTTGATTCAATCAGAAAAAATTCAGAAAATACACTAACTCTATCCCTATGTTTAAATATTGTTTGCTGATATGCAGTTTGTGTTTTCTTGTCGTATCCGCCCGTGCGCAGGAGATCTATGCACAAAGTGATACCTTGATTCTGGATTTTGGTTATCCTATCCTGACAGTGATTGATGACCTTCGGTTTACTGATGAAAATGACAACAACAATATCGATCCGGAGGAATCCAGTATTATCAGTTTTACTATCAAAAATACAGGTGCATATCTCGCCAAAGCAGTTTCCATTCGCCCGCAGGAACTCAACAATTTGGCAGGTCTCCTGCTACCCGAAGAAGTGAAAATCGGCGATATAAAACCCGGTGAAGATAAGTTGATTCAGGTGGGGATTGTTTCGGGGAAAGAATTGGAGAAAGGAACGGCGAGTCTGATTTTCTATATCAATGAAAATGGAAAATACGATGATATTTCTATCGTATATGCCGTAGGGACTTCCTCCCTGAAGAAGAAGTAAAAAGGTATCGATAAAAAAGCCCGGACCAGTTATCTGCAAAGAAAACCGGTCCGGTTTTTTATTTCCTATTCAAAGGCAACCGGCACACTCACGCGGGTTTTATCCCATGCGATGATAAGAGTGTTTTCATGAAACAGGATAGCCATGGCCTCAACTTCATCTCCCTGGCTGACTGTACCTTCCACTCTGACTACGTCAAGATCATCTTTGTAAGAATATGCACCCCACTGGTCCAGTCCACTGTTGAGGATAATGGTCCACTTTGCATCGCCAGGAATAGAAAACAGGGAATAAGTTCCTGCTTTTACCATTTGACCACCGAAAGTTACGTCTTTAAAAAACTTGATTTCCGTTGCTTCATTGGCACCGGTACGCCATACTTTTTCGAAGGGAACAATGCCTCCAAAAATCTCGCGTCCATTTTTCATAGGCCGGGAATACACAACTTTTGCAACTGTTTCCTTATCTTTTCGGAGATAACTGATATCTGCAGGGCTTTTGTCAACTGCAGGAATTTTCTGACCAAAAGCTTCCATACCAAACAGCAGTATCGCTGTCAGTAGTATGGTGGTTAACATCTGTAAATTTTTCATAATGTTTTTAATTTTAATGAAGCGTAGATTTAGTAGCTCAAAGTTAACAAATTATGGAGATCAATGACCTGGCTTTATCCAGGGCAAGAGAAGCCCGGGCCGCCATCGAAAGATTATATACGGAGATGCGCCACATTTTCAACAGTGGTTCTTACAAAAACCCGGGAGCATCGGGAGAAGTGCTTACCCAGGCACTCCTTACCTTAAGCCCTGAAATCTACGGATCCATGGGCGACCCTGACAAGGTAGAGCTGGCAGGGCTTATTTATGTAATCGACCGCCTACCCAAAGGAATAGAGGAATGCCGGCTCGTAAAACTGATTTCGGAAGAAGGTTTTAAGGACTCAGAATTTGAGGTGATCATCCCGCTCAGCCGCAGGAGAAACTGCTACAAAGTCGACGAAGAACATATGTATATCGAAGTGACGCGCGGCAGGAGCGAGATTTACGATATACTTACTCACCTCACTTTTATGTATATGGAGGCCGAAAAAATTCGTAAACACGCTTTTGATGAAAATAATAAACCTTGTCTTGAATGGGAAAAGCTGGAAGCGATTGTTAAAAACGATTCGAAGATAGATGATAAAAACCGCGAGTTGGCGATTACCTATATGAGTTCGCTTTTGGGGCGGACATTTGAAGAAACGCGGCATGCATATCGGCGTATGGCTCAGCATTCATTAACCAATAACGGACTTTTTCATGTGATATATTGGTTGGGGAAAGTAGCGATG
The Bacteroidia bacterium DNA segment above includes these coding regions:
- a CDS encoding DUF2911 domain-containing protein, with product MKNLQMLTTILLTAILLFGMEAFGQKIPAVDKSPADISYLRKDKETVAKVVYSRPMKNGREIFGGIVPFEKVWRTGANEATEIKFFKDVTFGGQMVKAGTYSLFSIPGDAKWTIILNSGLDQWGAYSYKDDLDVVRVEGTVSQGDEVEAMAILFHENTLIIAWDKTRVSVPVAFE
- a CDS encoding T9SS type A sorting domain-containing protein produces the protein MRHILSFLLAFASTCSLFAQLSLDRQVLGTTGHWGQVGQYSLSYTAGELVTATAITTNGMLILTQGFQQPDTRGTFVGIDDEVKLPVSYKIFPNPTTGVLKVELSADKPAVVKMDMYDMRGRKTSVPLQRIQFSGSRTTIFNMEALADGIYMLNFRTDDGTLIQSEKIQKIH